In Mercenaria mercenaria strain notata chromosome 15, MADL_Memer_1, whole genome shotgun sequence, a single genomic region encodes these proteins:
- the LOC123547286 gene encoding 40S ribosomal protein S18, which translates to MFALTAIKGVGRRYANLVCKKADVDLSKRAGELTEEEIERVMTIIQNPRQYKIPDWFLNRQKDVKDGKFTQVMSNSLDNKLREDLERLKKIRTHRGLRHYWGLRVRGQHTKTTGHTGKTVGVSKKK; encoded by the exons GGTGTTGGTCGTCGTTATGCCAACCTTGTATGTAAGAAGGCTGATGTAGATCTCAGCAAGAGGGCTGGTGAACTTACTGAAGAAGAG ATTGAGCGAGTGATGACAATTATTCAGAATCCTCGTCAGTACAAGATCCCAGACTGGTTCCTCAACAGACAGAAGGATGTCAAGGATGGTAAATTCACACAG GTGATGTCTAACTCCCTTGACAACAAACTTCGTGAGGATTTGGAGCGACTGAAGAAAATCAGAACACACAGAGGTCTTAGACATTATTGGGG tctgCGTGTGAGAGGCCAGCACACAAAGACAACAGGCCACACTGGTAAAACAGTTGGTGTGTCAAAGAAGAAGTAA